In Mobula hypostoma chromosome 11, sMobHyp1.1, whole genome shotgun sequence, the following are encoded in one genomic region:
- the psmc3 gene encoding 26S proteasome regulatory subunit 6A: MASLNDRSVWDEVEDGIGEEVLKMSTEEIVQRTRLLDSEIKIMKSEVLRVTHELQAMKDKIKENSEKIKVNKTLPYLVSNVIELLDVDPNDQEEDGANVDLDSQRKGKCAVIKTSTRQTYFLPVIGLVDAEKLKPGDLVGVNKDSYLILETLPTEYDSRVKAMEVDERPNEEYSDVGGLDKQIQELVEAIVLPMKHKEKFENLGIQPPKGVLMYGPPGTGKTLLARACAAQTKATFLKLAGPQLVQMFIGDGAKLVRDAFALAKEKAPSIIFIDELDAIGTKRFDSEKAGDREVQRTMLELLNQLDGFQPNTLVKVIAATNRVDILDPALLRSGRLDRKIEFPMPNEEARARIMQIHSRKMIVSSDVKYEELARCTDDFNGAQCKAVCVEAGMIALRRKATELTHEDYMEGILEVQAKKKANLQYYA, encoded by the exons GATGGAATTGgtgaagaggtgcttaaaatgtCCACTGAGGAGATTGTTCAGCGAACACGACTGCTGGACAGTGAGATAAAG ATCATGAAGAGCGAGGTGCTGAGAGTCACCCATGAGCTGCAGGCGATGAAAGACAAAATCAAGGAGAATAGTGAGAAGATCAAAGTAAACAAGACACTGCCATACTTGGTCTCCAATGTTATCGAG TTACTGGATGTTGATCCAAATGATCAGGAGGAGGATGGGGCGAACGTTGATCTGGATTCCCAACGGAAAGGGAAATGCGCCGTGATCAAAACATCCACCCGTCAG ACCTATTTCCTACCAGTGATTGGACTGGTTGATGCAGAGAAACTGAAGCCAGGTGATCTGGTG GGTGTGAACAAGGATTCCTACCTGATTCTAGAGACGCTGCCAACGGAGTACGACTCTCGGGTCAAGGCCATGGAAGTGGATGAACGACCGAATGAGGAATACAGTGACGTTGGTGGTTTAGATAAGCAGATTCAAGAG CTGGTTGAAGCCATCGTTCTTCCCATGAAGCACAAAGAGAAGTTTGAAAACCTGGGGATACAGCCTCCAAAAGGCGTTCTGATGTACGGACCTCCAGGAACTGGGAAGACCTTGCTGGCTAGAGCCTGTGCTGCCCAGACAAAG GCTACTTTCTTGAAATTGGCGGGACCACAACTGGTTCAGATGTTTATTGGTGATGGTGCGAAACTGGTTCGTGATGCATTTGCCTTGGCCAAAGAGAAGGCTCCATCCATCATCTTTATCGATGAACTGGATGCCATTGGAACGAAGCG GTTTGACAGTGAAAAGGCTGGTGACCGGGAGGTTCAGCGAACAATGTTGGAGCTGCTCAATCAGTTGGATGGTTTTCAGCCTAATACCCTTGTCAAG GTGATTGCTGCCACCAATCGAGTGGATATCCTTGATCCAGCCCTACTACGATCAGGCAGGCTTGACCGTAAGATTGAGTTTCCAATGCCCAATGAGGAGGCACGCGCGAGAATAATGCAGATTCACTCAAGAAAGATGATTGTGAG TTCTGATGTGAAATATGAAGAGCTGGCTCGATGTACTGATGACTTTAACGGAGCTCAGTGCAAGGCTGTGTGTGTGGAAGCG GGGATGATTGCTCTGCGCAGAAAAGCAACAGAACTGACGCACGAGGATTACATGGAGGGCATCCTGGAGGTCCAGGCCAAGAAAAAGGCCAACCTACAATACTACGCTTAG